The DNA region AGGGAACAACTATCCAAACACTCTTTTAACAAGCAAGTTATGCACCTCGGGGTGAGGTGCGAAGCTTCCACTCCTTTCTTGGCCTACTTCGGTTACAACTTGATCTACGGTGCGATCAGACCTGCTTTCCTCTCCTGCGCAGCATGAGCTCATTCGCCAAGTTCGAACTCCCGCTTTATCGTCGATGATGGCTCTCTTTGATGCTAGCAACCGCGTTTTACCCTTTTTGCGCTTCTTTCAATTTCCTTGCATTATAGTTGTACTTTTTCTTTAAATTCTCCAATTGAAAGCGTTGTTGTTAACCAACTTGCAGAAGTGCTTCTAAATTgctaattgactaattaattctAAAAAGACCGTATTTGGATTAatcaagggaactttaatgaaaaacttaatgtacggtttattttaacgaaaaaccacttttttacaataaaaaatcaatctttgtaatattcactttatcttttattttgtcattattgttaaaactaaaaaatttcaagtaatttttattgattttcctATTAAAATTAAATCAGTGCACAAGGAAGACCTATTCAAATTTCAACTAGTTAAGTAATGGACCTTTCTACGTATGTGGACAACCATTTTCTATTCACGTATGATAAACAAAGTCTTTATATTCACACTACGTACTTTTTCTTAAGTAGCCTCCTTTTcagtttccaaaaaataaaaataaaaaggacaaattacatagtaatctctattatgtaatttacccaaataaAAAAGTACCCtccttttctgttttttggttttgttttgagaCAATGGTTGGTGGGATCAAAACGTTGATCTTTTCTTAATCCTTCAATTTTCTCAAGTCATCAATGATCTCTCAATCCTaaaatcttgattttttttcGACAATCAGAGATACTATTTGAGCACGAACGTTGTATTCTCATTCAGCGAAATTTCTCGACAAATCGAAGAAATCAGTAGAGAAGATATAAACGATTTGTGGTGCAATACTTCCTCGATTAAGCTCCCCTAACAAATAAGATAGCTTAGTCGAGATAGTTAGCTCTAAAGTTGTGAGGCCACTCAGTATTATGGTCtggtagtatttttttttacttaaaattgagaggttttaggttcgaatatTGTGGATGACGAATTTGATACTAAATTAGGTTATCTATTGTGTGGCTTAACTAAACTCATTctaatgtaaaaatattgatgtactaaaaaaaaaatataggtcGCGAGAGTATTAGTATGGATGGAAAAACAGAACTTCATAAATGCAACAAGTCTTAAAGAAAAAGAGGTGCACTATGGGCTATATGACATTGGTGGGGTTGTGGATTTATTGGGACTTGAAGGGAGGGGATGAGGTTACTTAAAATCTATGTGAAATGATTGAAGAGGCTTTTGTTTGGGGGTCCCTCCCTTTGTGTGAAAGACGAGTCGTTTTTGTCGTGCTTGGGATAGTGCCAATGACCAAACATGGTATGCACAATTAGGTCATGTCTATGTTACTTAAGAGTTGTTGAATTATGACCaatgagttttaacgaaatattttcggtactgtttatttttaatgaaaaatcacattttactttttccttgtactattcactataccttcatttgtcatttttcattaggACTAAAGTTTtgtttggacttttcgttagttttcctttataacTGTGCTACACAGTGTAATTCATAATTCGACAATTTACGAGAACCAATGGCGGATTCAAGATTTTAATTTTAGGGGGTCTTGGGTAAAACATCAAAGCCAGTGAGGAAATTTGTCGAGCACTTAGTGGGTTAATCGTCATTTGTGTTCATCTCGTTAAATGCCAAAGTAATCTGCCAAGTGATGACGAGACTCCATGTCGTATGGTAGTGAGATATTCCTAGAAAACATTTTATCAAACACTTTATGGGCAGAAAAAGGTTTAGTATCATATTCGAATGGTTCCCGATGGACCTTCACATGCATTTTTCCTTGGTCTTCAGAGAGTTTTGAGACCACCCAGGCCCCAAATAAATCCGCCCATACTGAGAACTGCTACTAACACTCTTACATAGTTATTCGACATTTATTTCTAGTGTAATGTTACTATTTttaatgctaataacaattcctaaCGTTTACTATTTGCTGAAGGTGCAAGATTGGCTAGTTAGACGAGTTAGGTGGCCAACTCGAGTGCAACAGCTAGgtttaaataaagaaaaattaatgaaaatgacttgaaaattttgaattttaatgataaagacaaaataaagggtaaaataaatagtttcaggattgattttttagtgtaaaaatattgtttttcgttaaagtaaataatacaagaatcttttcgttaaagtaaataatattgagagattttcgttaaagttccctttaaaaAAACTCAACACATTAGAGTGGCTCCAAGCTAAATCGCCGTGGGTTGGATCCCTAATTCGATTTCGTTCCGTATTAGATCAAattagtgttaaaaaaaatacaaaaatcacatgtcaaaaaatttacaaaatcaAATATGATTTATATTAAGCGATCCCATTTTGAGTTACGTCAAAATCTTTTGTAATTAATAATGAACCGCTAAATTGTCTTTTTTTACAATTAGTAATTTTTCAACCCTGATCACTAAAATTTAGGATAGTGCCTATCCACAcatctatttttacttctcatacacttttcttaatttcttgtcattggatcaaataaattgaataagattaaaataaaataaaaattaacaaaaatgcatgaaatagaACCTTCCAAAATTTACTCATATAATTTTGATATTTCAGAAACTGGTCGAAGTCACACCCTACATATATTTCTTTAATCAACGggggaaggaggaggagaagcacACAAGGTTGAAATGCTGTGGAGCTTGATTTGACCAAGCCTTTTAACCACTCTTATTTaaatggattttttttaatatttgttcaATCCAAAAATGTTAAGTAATAAATATTAAGTGCAACCAACCAAATAAGGTAGACTGTCACATATTACCAAAAGACTAATTCAAATCTTTAATTTCCTGGCCACATTTGGGCTActattaataatattatatCAAGGTTAAATGTTTAACTAATGACATAAGATGAGAGATTTGGACATAGGATTTCAGGTGCAAAAGTAAATGTTTTTAATCAACTGAGTTTCAATTCACTCGAAGTAATGAAAGATGAGAGATTTTTTCACAACTAAAATTTAGCTTCAATATTATTAACGTTCAATAAATACATGCCACGTGTTCGAAAGTTTATATTATTAATCGAATAAACGAGTGATACATGGTAAACTGATGACTCGAGTTAGTCTGACCATCCTCAATTTCTTTGGAGTTTCGTCGGGCTTGACTTAGACTCTTCTCAAGCGTGGACTCCATCCGTGCCTTGTGTTTTTTCCCCTCCCTCTttattatctctctctctccctctctcttaaaactcacacaagaacaCATATAACTGCCATTTGCAGACTCTCTCTGCAAAACTTGTTTTGCATTATTCAGAAACGAAATTTCCCTACAAGTTGTTTTTTCCTTGATTTCTTCGTCCTAAAGTTTTCTGGCCTTTGGTTTTCTGTTTGGGGTCCGAGAAAAAAAGGtgggaaaagaagagaaaatactCAGAACTTTGGGAAAATCAGGAAGGAAACAATAACAAGCGTCATCCTTGTTGGGTTTTGGTCGGATACATCAGTCTAGCTTTTTCTGACATGGGTTTCCATGATGTGGGAAAATAAGGTATAACAAGACAAGCACAGCGGTGTTGAAACTTTCTTTTcttagcaaccaaacagaaagttATAACTTGTGTGACGGGGCAAAGGGTGTTATATAGTTTAATTTTTCTGAATTTGTTACGGTTTTTCTAATCCGTGTTTATTTATGGATCATTCTCGATTGCCATGTTTTCATCCTGTTTCTCCTTTTTTGGTAATATTCTGTCTTTGTTCCGACTTTGAGTCAATGCTATGTTTTACTTTGAATGTGGAATGATTAGATTAATTAGCTTAGAAGAAAATGATCACTGCATAGTTGATTTTTTCGAGTGTGGAAACATCGATTTTTCAGACTGACGATTCCATTGGAAAATTTTTGTTATAAATTTATGACCATGTTCGTCACTCTTGCTTTAGAGGCTGATCACATTTATCTCTATTGCTGTTCTTGTTAGGTCTACTATATCGTGCGCCTCTTCGAGTTTCTAGATAAGTAAATTTCAATACCGAAGATCGGTGAACAACGGGAATCTGAATATCACAAGTATGAATTCCAAGGGGCTTAAATTTGTAAGGTTAGTTTGTTCAATGCTGCAGCTATTACTTTCGGAATCTGATATACTTTCACGCAATTGTTTGTGCACCTGCGTTATGTTATGTTACTAATTCACGGGACTAAAGCAATCGGCATAAGCATTAGGAGACAGATTGAGATATGTAGAAACCCTAGTGCAGCAATACAGTTACATTTACTGAAATATTATCATTTAAATGCAGTAACTGACTCGTTTGAGAGAAGACTGAATTTAATTAGGAGCATTTTCATGCGGTTGATCCTTGATTTAGTTGTCTGCCTTATCTAACTAGTTTCTCCGGTGCTGCTTGCTATGTTTGCTGTTCCATCCAGGTTTGAAGATTGGCAATCGGAGAGTTCTCTAAGTTCTGAAAGAGACGCTTCTGCTGATGATGGACGAAATCCAAGAAGAGCGATACCATCTGTGAATGCAGTTTTGAGGAGTATTCGGAGAGGACTAGATAGAGGTTCCGACAGGTTTATAAGCTCGAAAAAACCATTAAGTTCCACTTCCGTAGGCAACCGGCTAGCAAATGAGTCAGGCTCGAGGAGGAAAATTCTTGACCCTCAGGGGTCATTTCTTCAGAATTGGAATAAGATATTTGTGCTCTCTTGTGTCATTGCTGTGTCCTTGGACCCGCTGTTTCTTTATACCCCGGTGGTTGATGGCAAATACAAATGCGTTGATTTGGACAGGAGATTGCAGATCATTGCTTGTGTTCTTCGATCATTTACCGACATCTTTCATGTACTTCACATCATCTTTCAGTTCCGCACGGGGTTTATTGCCCCATCTTCTCGCGTATTTGGGAGGGGTGAGCTAATTGATGACCCCGTGGCCATTGCGAAAAGATACTTGTCCTCATACTTCATCATTGACATTCTAGCCATTCTTCCATTGCCACAGGTATAGTCAGGTGTTTGCACTGGATTTTATTATAACGGATTGGTTTCTGTTAACCATATCTCTGGTTGGAACTTATGTCCGCAACTCAAATACTGACGTTTTTCCTGGTTCTGCTACATCTGTTCAGGCTGTAGTTTTTATTGTAATTCCTACAATATCACTTCCGGTTTCACTGGTCGCAAAGGACATGATGAAGTTTGTAATCGTTGCGCAATATGTGCCGAGATTTTGGAGGATCTATCCACTCTACAAAGAAGTAACAAGAACTTCTGGCTTCCTGACCGAAACAGCATGGGCCGGAGCTGCTTTCAATCTTCTGCTCTACATGCTAGCCAGTCATGTAAGTCTGATTTGATGTTTTGATAGTTTTCACGTCCTCAGAAATATCTGAGAAAATCATGTGGCATTTCTGATCCGGTGGTAAATGCGTTATACCAGATAATTGGAGCCTTTTGGTACTTGTTCTCCGTGGAACGTGAGTATAGGTGCTGGCGCGATCAGTGCAATGGAGACCGTCGTTGTAAGAAGTTCCTGTACTGTAATTCTAAGAATGACACTGATGCAAGCTTTGTGGCAAATAAAAACGCTTCTTGCCCTTTCATTGACCCGGGCGACATTAAAAATTCATCGGTGTTCAACTTTGGGATATATTATGATGCTCTGGCGTCTGGTGTGGTGGAGACAAGAGATTTTCCAAAGAAATTGTCGTTCTGCTTCTGGTGGGGACTGCGCAACCTTAGGTTCGTAATCGTGATCCTTTAACTCTCCTTTCTTAATCACTTAGCATTGTGAAGTGTAGCAGCTAAAACTCTGAAGTTTTGCAGTTCACTTGGCCAAAACCTCAAAACAAGTACATTTGTTTGGGAGATAGTCTTTGCAGTTACCATATCGATTTTGGGATTAGTTCTGTTTTCGTTGCTCATTGGCAATATGCAGGTAAAAGTTGAACTTTTGTCCTAGATTGAATGAGCAAAAGCCTAAGATGCTGACCTTGTTTCTTGTGATGTTGTAGAAATATCTGCAGTCCACAACTGTGAGAGTAGAAGAAATGAGAGTGAAAAGGCGCGATGCAGAACAGTGGATGGCACACCGAATGCTCCCGGAGAACTTGAGGGAAAGGATTAGACGGTATGATCAGTACAAATGGCAAGAAACAAGAGGTGTTGACGAAGATACTCTAGTTCGTAACCTTCCCAAGGACCTACGAAAGGACATAAAGCGCCATCTTTGCTTGGCTCTTCTCCAGAGAGTGAGTGTTTTCACTAATAACTTCTGCATCCTCGTTTTCTCCAAATATTAGCAGTTTTGTTAATCAGCTCAATTTGTCGTAGGTGCCAATTTTCGAAAAAATGGATGAACAGCTGATGGACGCCATGTGCGATCGCCTCAAGCCAGTACTATACACGGACAAGAGCTATATAACCCGAGAAGGTGATCCAGTAGATGAGATGCTGTTTATCATGCGCGGAAATTTAGCAACCATGACTACAAATGGTGGAAGAACTGGCTTCTTTAACACTGCTGATCTTAAGGCTGGTGACTTCTGTGGAGAAGAGCTTCTTACATGGGCCTTGGATCCAAACTCCTCCACCAATCTCCCCACCTCAACTAGGACAGTGGAAGCTAAAACCGAGGTTGAAGCGTTTGCGCTCATGGCTGATGATTTGAAGTTTGTCGCCTCCCAGTTTCGGCGCATGCACAGCAAGCAGCTCCAACACACTTTCAGGCAAGCTTCAGATTACAGTGATTCTAATGACTTGAAGGAAACTTGTGTTATGAAAAAGCAGCATTAATCCGATATATGGATTGCGATTAGTGTTCTCGTTGATAGTTTTGGTCTTCGGATGTCGTTTTCTTATGCTGTAAACTACAATTTCACTTTTTCAGGCTCTACTCCCAGCAGTGGAGAACATGGTCAGCCTGTTTCATACAAGCAGCATGGCGCCGGCACTGGAAGAGAAAGCTCGAGAAGTCGTTACGCGAAGAAGAGGACAGATTGCAAGATGCTTTGACAAGAGATGCAGGAACCTCACCTAGCCTCCTTGCCGCTGTATATGCATCAAAGTTTGCAGCCAACGCGCTGCGAGGGTTGCGACAAAAGGGTAACCGCGACACTAGACCGCCACCAACATTGCTGCCTCTGCTGCCTCAGAAGCCCGCTGAGCCCGATTTTACTGCAGAACGTCACTAGATACATACAAGTTTACTCTTAGAGAGATTTTTGTGTATAGTTTATTGCTCTTAGTGATTTTCTGATGCGTTGAGGGTAGGGATGGGAACCTGCGGttaccgcccatttaaatttcacggttaTAGTTATGGGGTAAttatttagataaataaacggttatgggtataaccgtttacccgtgaaatttaaatggacggttataggtattaaccacggttataaacgggtaaccatttacccatttattttatatatgtaaaattaacacaaaccatgtttcCTATCagacaaaacttagatcaatgctattgactatagtgcatgatttctatagctaatataatatagttttccttaaccactttaaatttcatggtccattatatatattatgttaatattttacattccGAGTCaaataacccaagaatactgtcttttaacaatttttgtaactCAATAATGcttagcaaattttatattaccttcattgctaacagttaaaaatatcatctataaactattatttcaattattggaatggtatacgaacttaaaaaattaaaatgcggaACTGTATGATGTATAACGGTGTTTAactgttggaaaaaaaaattatgacaaatttttcttttttaattttcaaattgttaaaaaaacacgTAGATGGGTGAAAAATGAGTAAATGgcaaaaaagaaaggataaacgggtttaaaaatgataaataggTAAACAGGTACTAAACGGTTAcagttaaatgggtacacggttattgtcacagcccgtcctggaattttaattccgaggacgtgaaaagacgaaaatgcccttaaacgggattaaggtgcgtaattTTGGTATTGGTTTTACCTAAAATTCCTAAGTTATTGTTAATTAAACTTAAACTTGGACTAATAATTTTGTGTTTGGACTTTAGGTAGGGTCCTACACCCTAAATCCCTCCCCATTTCCCGTTTgttgtctctctctcatctcctcagtcactctctctctctcttcctcagctCTTCCTCAgaaactctcactctctctcttcttctcgaaCGCACGGgcaaccaccaaaaccacctaaaacctATACCAACGTCCAAGTTAAGACTACCATTGCAACCCTGAggactccacgatcacgtagacaccattttcaggtaagttttgcttcggaaaaccctagtttttaagGTCCCGTGTTTATatactgttcatgatcttttaaatggttacgatttaggctaaaacaagatcacagcgagcttattgaggtcccaaggaagctcggagtgcttcgttggaagtttttggacgtaagaacacggagatcgacaagttcaaagtttggccggagctttcgaggcgttttccggcgaatccccggcgagttaggagtcgaggtaggtatcaatctctttttctcgtcaagtactacaactttcctttttgtttcactcaatttagttgagtattgaagaagttatactcatttgaaaaatacccagtttccggcgacctccgaggctttcgagacagtttccggccaaacaacggcgaactaggtgttgtgcaaggtaccattatctttttctcttcaagggctacaactttcgtttttgaatcacttgatttcgttgagaaatgacaaagttatggcaatttgaaaaactgcccagaaaacggccgccggaaaaaccagtccggcgacccaaggaagaagaaggtgctacagtaaaaataaaaaataaaattattttaaaaatatgtcgacgtccgtgacgtcgagtagatcactgtggtatattcatatacctaaattgaacaccgtatgagaaagttattgaagattgttggttaggtgttcaaataacgttttatagttttcacatttaggtgaaaatgtgaattgatgatccgaccgttggatcgtcaccaaactttgatacgttgtaatacgtaatatttgaggattattggaacttacggattgggaatccgagttagggatcttccggaattggaattgtaagttcataatataaaatgttaaccgtcacttagttttggaaattgacggagatccgaccgttggatggtaatgaaattttaggatgttatcctagagatatattgtggacctctggaagttatggatttaaaatctgagtggcagatcttccggatcgaactacgtagtgacgtattttatataagttatatattctatcgatatgaattctgaggttggatttgattactattctaggcggcgatcgtcgtgacgccttgatgtgtggtgctagggagttgttggacgaactccaggtgagtgggcagttttgttttccgtatatatatatatacttaacgttttcccagaaattgaaaatgcatgaaattatgtttaaaatgaaatgcatatgagttatgtggaaaaacgggaagtgaaataccatgcatagaattgatatgaaaagtatatagaaatgtgagttgaaatgccatgcatgaattaatatatgatgcatatgtatgaattggtgcggtggacgcacaggtaagaattgatttatgatgcatatgtatgaaatggtgcggtggacgcacagatgagtatttaattactgttatgatgatgatgatatatattgagctcaaatcctgcaccatggtttagtgcttatagtattcaccgcatcgcacgctcgccttggatccaagtagatgctagtcgtacagtccacgcggagtgggtacgacagaccagtcgcgagagtgttagtgagattccgactggtgggtgaccttagattatgtgcacagatgatttatgagaagcactagagcgtaacttgtgtgtagaaggccggacgggtcacagaggtgactccggtagagtgataatgatagattttgagctctaggttcaaccgtatagggctattagagggcctacggttgattactttcttgcacctgatatgattatgttgatgcattcataccttattactgttgagatgatgtggcatggcataattaatatgagaaatgttgagatgacatggcatggcatgattgataaagagataatgttgagatagtaaaaatgaagttttgagaatatatatgtatatttatattttacatttctgggaaagtatacaggttttacggagaggggttacaacgttttgagaaatgtttggatttggaaaagaattgttttactgacccactcaattttggttttgcgcccctccaggttcaggaatcacaaaggtgtggtgactacgaggaattcgacggtgttctgacagattggacaaaattaggactcaccttcgggtgtatcaatttaaattgtatcttaaagcttccgtactgtgcaaatggttacgtcactctcacgtgacggccagcatgtcctccttcgggacggggtgtgtcagttggtatcagagcatggttgcaatcttggacatcttgagaagtttctagtgaattctgtcagaactacaccgcctcgtagcaagccacttagttagaggaatttagtctccctaatataGCGGTTTAGgggaaactattattatggtgattcagtctattataaaaagggacattttaagacgggttatgagttgaatttgaatcaccttatgaaatgatgaacctgagggaacgaagtaacggtttaaccatttggaaaagatgtttcagattatgcaagtcaaaggaaatttccttctgacagggggtcgagacgactacctagttttgggtatgaatttgtatcctggtggaaacaggagtatgatgtgttgtcaccggaggaacagctgattt from Malus domestica chromosome 01, GDT2T_hap1 includes:
- the LOC103414450 gene encoding cyclic nucleotide-gated ion channel 1; the encoded protein is MNSKGLKFVRFEDWQSESSLSSERDASADDGRNPRRAIPSVNAVLRSIRRGLDRGSDRFISSKKPLSSTSVGNRLANESGSRRKILDPQGSFLQNWNKIFVLSCVIAVSLDPLFLYTPVVDGKYKCVDLDRRLQIIACVLRSFTDIFHVLHIIFQFRTGFIAPSSRVFGRGELIDDPVAIAKRYLSSYFIIDILAILPLPQAVVFIVIPTISLPVSLVAKDMMKFVIVAQYVPRFWRIYPLYKEVTRTSGFLTETAWAGAAFNLLLYMLASHIIGAFWYLFSVEREYRCWRDQCNGDRRCKKFLYCNSKNDTDASFVANKNASCPFIDPGDIKNSSVFNFGIYYDALASGVVETRDFPKKLSFCFWWGLRNLSSLGQNLKTSTFVWEIVFAVTISILGLVLFSLLIGNMQKYLQSTTVRVEEMRVKRRDAEQWMAHRMLPENLRERIRRYDQYKWQETRGVDEDTLVRNLPKDLRKDIKRHLCLALLQRVPIFEKMDEQLMDAMCDRLKPVLYTDKSYITREGDPVDEMLFIMRGNLATMTTNGGRTGFFNTADLKAGDFCGEELLTWALDPNSSTNLPTSTRTVEAKTEVEAFALMADDLKFVASQFRRMHSKQLQHTFRLYSQQWRTWSACFIQAAWRRHWKRKLEKSLREEEDRLQDALTRDAGTSPSLLAAVYASKFAANALRGLRQKGNRDTRPPPTLLPLLPQKPAEPDFTAERH